Below is a genomic region from Actinoallomurus bryophytorum.
GATCTCGACCTGGGCCGCTTCCTGGACGCGCGCGCGTTCGAGCAGCACCGGCAGCGAGCCGATGTTGTGCGTGCCGAACACCACGTCCACCCAGGGGGCCCGCCGCACGATCGTGTCGCGGTCCTTCTGCGCCAGGCAGCCGCCGACGGCGATCTGCATGCCGGCGTGGCCCTCCTTGACGGGCCGCAGGTGCCCGAGGTTGCCATAGAGCCGGTTGTCGGCGTTCTCGCGTACGGCACAGGTGTTGAACACGACGACGTCGGGTGTCGCTCCGTCGTCGGCGCGTGCGTATCCGGCGTCCTCGAGGAGCCCGGCCAGCCGCTCGGAGTCGTGGACGTTCATCTGGCACCCGTACGTGCGAATCTCATAGGTACGGGTGTGGTCGTCGAATGTCGTGGGCGCGTTCATCTCAAGAAGAAAGGGTACGCGCGCTCGGCACCTCTACGGGACCGTTGATCGGGCGAATCGTCCCGATGAGGCCTATGACCGGAGGAACGGCAGGGAGCGCAACGTGATCGGATCGGTATATCAGATGACTGTTAGTGTTCTTCGCATGACGTACGCTTTGCGGGCATGACCGACAGCGGCAAGGCGGCCCAGGAGGCCGAGGTGAGTGGCGGCGGACCGCTCGTAGTACTTGAGAACGTCAACAAGTACTTCGGTGAATTGCACGTCCTGAAGGACATCGACCTCACCATCCATCGTGGCGAGGTCGTGGTCGTGATCGGGCCGTCCGGCGGCGGCAAGTCCACGTTGTGCCGCGCCATCAACCGGCTTGAGCCGATCGACGACGGGACCATCCGTATCGACGGGCAGCCGCTGCCCGAAGACGGCAAGGAGCTCGCTCAGCTCAGGGCTGACGTCGGCATGGTCTTTCAGTCATTCAATCTGTTCGCGCACAAGACGATCCTCCAGAACGTCACTCTCGGGCCGACGAAGGTCAAGAAGCTCGGCGCCGCCGAGGCCGAGCAGCACGCGATGGAACTCCTCGAACGCGTCGGCATCGCCAGCCAGGCGGAGAAGTACCCGGCGCAGCTGTCGGGCGGCCAGCAGCAGCGGGCCGCGATCGCACGCGCGCTCGCCATGCGGCCGAAGGTGATGCTCTTCGACGAGCCCACTTCCGCGCTCGATCCCGAAATGATCAAAGAAGTGCTCGATGTGATGACGAACCTCGCCTCCGAGGGAATGACGATGGTCGTGGTGACCCACGAAATGGGATTCGCCCGCGCCTCGGCCAACAAAGTGGTCTTCATGGCCGATGGTCAGATCATCGAGGAGAACACCCCGGAAGAGTTCTTCACAAATGCTCGAAGCGATCGCGCAAAGGATTTCCTTTCCAAGATCCTGACGCACTGAATGTATTGAACTCGCCGGCCGACTCTCGGTTCCGGCTTGAAAGCAGAGGAAGATCATGCGAGTACGTCACTTCGGCGTCGCCGTCGCCGCTCTGGCCGTCGCCACGATGGGCATTTCCGGCTGTGGCGCCAAGAAGGCCGGGTCGGTCGTCGACAAGGCCAAGAACGACAAGAAGCTCACGATCGGGGTGAAGTTCGACCAGCCGGGCATCGGCCTGAAGAAGCCCGACGGCACCGTCGAGGGCTTCGACGTCGACGTCGCCAAGTACATCGCCGGCAAGCTCGGCGTGACGGAGAAGAACATCACCTGGAAAGAGACGATCTCGGCCAACCGCGAGTCGTTCCTCAAGAACGGCAGCGACGACCTCGTCCTCGCCAGCTACTCCATCACCGCCGCGCGGCTGCCGCTGGTCACCTTCGGCGGCCCGTACCTCATCCCGCACCAGGACATCCTGGTCCGCGGCGACGACACCTCGATCAAGACGTTCGCCGACCTCAAGGGCAAGCGGGTCTGCCAGGTCTCCGGTTCGAACTCCTGGAAGAACCTCACCGACGGCACGAACAAGTTCAACCAGAAGGTCGCGATCAAGCTCGTGCCGGCCAACGCGTACGAGGAGTGCATCACCAAGCTCAAGG
It encodes:
- a CDS encoding amino acid ABC transporter ATP-binding protein codes for the protein MTDSGKAAQEAEVSGGGPLVVLENVNKYFGELHVLKDIDLTIHRGEVVVVIGPSGGGKSTLCRAINRLEPIDDGTIRIDGQPLPEDGKELAQLRADVGMVFQSFNLFAHKTILQNVTLGPTKVKKLGAAEAEQHAMELLERVGIASQAEKYPAQLSGGQQQRAAIARALAMRPKVMLFDEPTSALDPEMIKEVLDVMTNLASEGMTMVVVTHEMGFARASANKVVFMADGQIIEENTPEEFFTNARSDRAKDFLSKILTH
- a CDS encoding glutamate ABC transporter substrate-binding protein, which encodes MRVRHFGVAVAALAVATMGISGCGAKKAGSVVDKAKNDKKLTIGVKFDQPGIGLKKPDGTVEGFDVDVAKYIAGKLGVTEKNITWKETISANRESFLKNGSDDLVLASYSITAARLPLVTFGGPYLIPHQDILVRGDDTSIKTFADLKGKRVCQVSGSNSWKNLTDGTNKFNQKVAIKLVPANAYEECITKLKGGSLDAISTDSTILAGYAAREGTAVKVDNVPFTDEKYGVGIKKGDVKTCNAVNKAITEMYADGTAKKLVDKWFTPEHLQFDTSKPPAFQGCS